A DNA window from Drosophila sechellia strain sech25 chromosome X, ASM438219v1, whole genome shotgun sequence contains the following coding sequences:
- the LOC6618951 gene encoding innexin inx2, with translation MFDVFGSVKGLLKIDQVCIDNNVFRMHYKATVIILIAFSLLVTSRQYIGDPIDCIVDEIPLGVMDTYCWIYSTFTVPERLTGITGRDVVQPGVGSHVEGEDEVKYHKYYQWVCFVLFFQAILFYVPRYLWKSWEGGRLKMLVMDLNSPIVNDECKNDRKKILVDYFIGNLNRHNFYAFRFFVCEALNFVNVIGQIYFVDFFLDGEFSTYGSDVLKFTELEPDERIDPMARVFPKVTKCTFHKYGPSGSVQTHDGLCVLPLNIVNEKIYVFLWFWFIILSIMSGISLIYRIAVVSGPKLRHLLLRARSRLAESEEVELVANKCNIGDWFLLYQLGKNIDPLIYKEVISDLSREMGGDEQSAHKRPFDA, from the coding sequence ATGTTTGATGTCTTTGGGTCCGTCAAGGGCCTGCTGAAGATCGACCAGGTGTGCATCGACAACAATGTCTTTCGCATGCACTACAAGGCCACGGTGATCATACTGATCGCCTTCTCCCTGCTGGTGACCTCGCGCCAATACATCGGTGACCCGATCGATTGTATTGTGGACGAGATCCCACTGGGCGTGATGGATACCTACTGCTGGATCTACTCGACGTTCACCGTGCCGGAAAGGCTAACGGGCATCACCGGACGCGATGTGGTGCAGCCCGGCGTGGGCTCCCATGTGGAGGGCGAGGACGAAGTGAAGTACCACAAGTACTACCAGTGGGTGTGCTTCGTCCTCTTCTTCCAGGCCATCCTGTTCTACGTGCCGCGCTATCTGTGGAAGTCCTGGGAGGGCGGACGCCTCAAGATGCTGGTCATGGACCTCAACAGCCCCATTGTGAACGATGAGTGCAAGAACGATCGCAAGAAGATCCTGGTCGACTACTTCATCGGCAACCTGAACCGCCACAACTTCTACGCTTTCCGATTCTTCGTGTGCGAAGCCCTGAACTTTGTGAATGTGATTGGACAAATCTACTTTGTGGACTTCTTCCTCGACGGCGAGTTCAGCACCTACGGCAGTGATGTCTTGAAGTTCACGGAGCTGGAGCCCGATGAGCGCATTGATCCCATGGCGCGGGTCTTTCCGAAGGTCACCAAATGCACGTTCCACAAATACGGTCCATCCGGCAGTGTGCAGACCCACGACGGTCTGTGCGTGCTTCCCCTGAACATTGTCAACGAAAAGATCTACGTGTTCCTGTGGTTCTGGTTCATCATCCTGAGCATCATGTCGGGAATATCGCTTATCTACAGAATCGCCGTGGTGTCGGGTCCCAAGCTGCGCCATCTCCTGCTCCGAGCCCGTTCCCGTCTGGCCGAAAGCGAGGAGGTCGAACTGGTGGCCAACAAATGCAACATCGGCGATTGGTTCCTGCTCTACCAGCTGGGCAAGAACATCGATCCGCTCATCTACAAGGAGGTGATCTCGGACTTGTCGCGCGAAATGGGCGGCGATGAGCAGAGCGCCCACAAGCGACCCTTCGACGCCTAa
- the LOC6618952 gene encoding AP-3 complex subunit mu-2: protein MIHSLFIVNSGGEVFLEKHWRSVVSRSVCEYFLDAQRAAPYDVPPVIATPHYYLITVQRDAVSLVAACKQEVPPLFVIEFLHRVVDTFQDYFGDCSESVIKDNYVVVYELLDEMLDNGFPLATESNILKELIKPPNILRTIANTVTGKSNVSTTLPSGQLSAVRWRRSGVRYTNNEAYFDVIEEVDAIIDKSGSTVFAEIQGHIDCCIKLSGMPDLTLSFMNPRLFDDVSFHPCVRYKRWEAERLLSFIPPDGNFRLMSYHISSQSVVAIPIYIRHNFSIKTGEQGRLDLTIGPRNTLGRTVDKVKLELTMPRCVLNCLLTPNQGKYTFDSVTKTLSWDVGRIDVSKLPNIRGSVSITPGTTNIDANPSVNVQFQISQLAVSGLKVNRLDMYGEKYKPFKGVKYLTKAGKFQVRM from the exons ATGATACACAGTCTGTTTATTGTAAACAGCGGCGG CGAGGTCTTCCTGGAAAAGCATTGGCGCTCGGTTGTGTCGAGATCTGTGTGCGAATACTTCCTTGACGCCCAGCGCGCCGCTCCATAT GATGTGCCGCCGGTGATAGCAACGCCCCACTACTACCTGATCACGGTGCAAAGGGACGCGGTGTCCTTGGTCGCCGCCTGTAAGCAGGAGGTGCCGCCGCTCTTTGTTATCGAGTTCCTGCATCGCGTGGTGGACACCTTCCAGGACTATTTCGGCGACTGCTCCGAGTCCGTGATCAAGGACAACTATGTGGTCGTTTACGAGCTGCTGGACGAGATGCTCGATAATGGCTTCCCGCTGGCCACCGAGAGCAACATTCTCAAGGAGCTGATCAAGCCGCCCAATATCCTGCGCACCATTGCCAACACGGTGACGGGCAAGAGCAA TGTAAGCACTACTTTGCCCTCGGGTCAGCTGTCAGCAGTTCGCTGGCGCAGAAGCGGCGTGAGGTACACCAACAACGAGGCGTACTTCGATGTCATCGAGGAGGTGGACGCTATCATTGATAAATCAGGATCCACCGTCTTTGCTGAGATCCAGGGACAC ATCGACTGCTGCATCAAGTTATCCGGCATGCCAGATCTGACGTTATCTTTCATGAATCCTCGCCTCTTCGACGACGTTTCCTTCCATCCTTGCGTGCGCTACAAGCGCTGGGAGGCGGAGCGCCTGCTCTCCTTCATCCCGCCCGACGGCAACTTCCGCCTGATGTCGTATCACATTAGCTCCCAGTCCGTGGTGGCCATACCCATCTACATTAGGCACAACTTCTCGATCAAAACGGGCGAGCAGGGGCGTCTGGACCTGACGATTGGCCCGAGAAACACCCTGGGCCGCACCGTCGACAAAGTGAAGCTGGAGCTGACCATGCCGCGGTGTGTGCTCAATTGCCTATTGACGCCGAATCAGGGAAAGTACACCTTCGATTCGGTGACCAAGACGCTGTCCTGGGATGTGGGACGGATCGATGTATCCAAGCTGCCAAATATTAGGGGATCG GTTTCCATTACGCCCGGAACGACCAACATCGATGCCAATCCATCCGTGAATGTCCAGTTCCAGATCTCGCAGCTGGCCGTCTCTGGGCTAAAGGTGAATCGCCTGGACATGTACGGCGAGAAGTACAAGCCTTTCAAGGGCGTCAAATACCTGACCAAGGCGGGCAAGTTCCAGGTGCGGATGTAG
- the LOC6618953 gene encoding small integral membrane protein 4: MSPYSGSVRRLLDSWPGKKRFGVYRFLPLFFLLGAGLEFSMINWTVGETNFYRTFKRRQAKNYVEEQQHLQARAAKNTV, from the exons ATGAGTCCGTACAGCGGATCAGTGCGTCGTCTGCTGGACAGTTGGCCAGGAAAGAAGCGCTTCGGTGTCTACCGCTTCTTGCCGCTCTTCTTTTTGCTGGGCGCCGGCCTGGAATTCTCCATGATCAATTGGACAGTGGGCGAGACCAATTTCT ACCGCACTTTTAAGCGCCGCCAGGCGAAGAACTACGTGgaagagcagcagcatctgcagGCGCGAGCCGCGAAAAACACTGTCTAA
- the LOC6618954 gene encoding uncharacterized protein C12orf73 homolog: MPAGVSWGQYMKFLGCALASMMAGSQAVHLYYKPLEDLRTYIEQEQHSTQVDPTAKPTESA, from the coding sequence ATGCCCGCCGGAGTTTCCTGGGGCCAGTACATGAAGTTCCTCGGCTGTGCCCTGGCATCCATGATGGCCGGATCGCAGGCTGTCCACCTTTACTATAAGCCTCTGGAGGACTTGCGCACCTACATCGAACAGGAGCAGCACAGCACACAGGTGGATCCCACCGCTAAGCCAACGGAATCTGCCTAA
- the LOC6618955 gene encoding gastrula zinc finger protein XlCGF26.1: protein MPLNLTRESARELCCTCLLQLEKEPLKTELQSDEIPISQELQQLLNINLSQDVENQDADQQWLPNELCLECRRAVQNFEKFRRKAEECRKQLLEMLKKDAREPTFEVVYDGREEDQESLHSLEPPEPAPDPDPINEPAIKRNKSPRKSFRGSRNTLKCSVCRHSFAHQITLAAHIRKVHEGSKRPFQCDQCEKAYSFMGGLYTHIREVHAPKERRHPCDQPGCERIYTSRIAMQKHKRLKHSPRDRDALKKFICEQCGASFNQSANLKYHLKTKHPTEDEVAAREGGAGERHFCDICQKEFHSRYTLKYHTLQQHEVQEELPHECQVCGRRMAKKFMLLQHMLMHSSDKLPCEHCGRRFARRFELEAHVRAVHLKLKPFPCHHCPESFASRKTLRHHEYIHTGEKPYICDTCGQAFRQQTCLKNHRKVHEK from the coding sequence ATGCCTTTAAATCTCACCCGTGAATCCGCACGAGAACTCTGTTGCACATGCCTGCTCCAATTGGAAAAGGAACCCTTGAAGACAGAACTCCAATCAGACGAGATTCCAATCAGCcaggagctgcagcagctgctcaacATAAATCTATCGCAGGATGTGGAGAACCAGGACGCCGACCAGCAGTGGCTGCCCAACGAACTGTGCTTGGAATGCCGCAGAGCAGTGCAAAATTTCGAAAAGTTCCGCAGGAAAGCCGAGGAGTGCAGAAAGCAGCTGCTGGAAATGCTGAAGAAAGACGCACGGGAACCCACTTTCGAAGTGGTCTACGACGGCAGGGAGGAGGACCAAGAATCTCTGCATAGTCTGGAACCACCTGAACCTGCTCCCGACCCAGATCCCATCAATGAGCCGGCTATAAAGAGGAATAAGTCCCCCCGAAAGTCCTTCAGGGGATCAAGGAACACTCTGAAGTGTTCAGTGTGCCGGCACAGCTTTGCCCACCAGATCACCCTAGCAGCACACATCCGCAAGGTGCACGAGGGCAGCAAAAGGCCCTTCCAATGCGATCAGTGCGAGAAGGCCTACAGTTTCATGGGCGGTCTGTATACCCACATTCGAGAGGTGCATGCCCCCAAGGAGCGACGCCATCCCTGCGACCAGCCAGGCTGCGAGAGGATCTACACCAGCCGCATAGCCATGCAGAAGCACAAAAGGCTGAAGCACAGTCCGCGCGACCGCGATGCCTTGAAGAAATTCATTTGCGAGCAGTGCGGAGCCAGCTTTAACCAGTCGGCGAATCTTAAGTACCATCTTAAGACAAAGCATCCCACGGAGGACGAGGTGGCTGCCAGGGAGGGCGGCGCCGGAGAACGCCATTTCTGTGACATTTGTCAAAAGGAGTTCCATTCCCGATACACCCTCAAGTACCACACTTTGCAGCAGCACGAGGTGCAGGAAGAGTTGCCCCACGAATGCCAGGTCTGTGGCCGCCGAATGGCCAAGAAGTTCATGCTGCTGCAGCACATGCTGATGCACTCGAGCGACAAGTTGCCCTGCGAGCACTGCGGCAGAAGATTTGCCAGGCGATTCGAGCTCGAAGCCCACGTGAGAGCGGTCCACTTAAAGCTGAAACCCTTTCCCTGTCACCACTGTCCGGAGAGCTTTGCTTCGAGGAAAACCCTGCGGCACCATGAGTACATACACACGGGTGAGAAGCCCTACATTTGCGACACCTGCGGACAGGCCTTCCGGCAGCAGACGTGTCTTAAAAACCACCGGAAGGTGCACGAGAAATAG
- the LOC6618956 gene encoding coiled-coil domain-containing protein 25: MVFYFKSNVVQPPAMLYMGRDKHENEELIRWGWPEDVWFHVHDLSSAHVYLRLRKGQTIDDIPTDVLVDAAQLCKANSIQGNKVNNLEVVYTMWENLKKTPDMEPGQVSYHNEKAVRRIRLEKRINEIINRLNRTKTEEEHPDFRALREARDAAERQDQKKLQRERREQEKEAAKQRELEAELRSYASLQKSENMRTNYDAGNESDDFM, translated from the coding sequence ATGGTGTTCTACTTCAAGAGCAATGTGGTCCAGCCGCCGGCGATGCTTTACATGGGTCGCGACAAGCACGAAAACGAGGAGCTCATCAGATGGGGCTGGCCGGAGGACGTGTGGTTCCATGTCCACGACCTGTCCTCGGCTCACGTGTATTTGCGGCTACGAAAGGGCCAGACAATCGACGACATACCCACCGATGTGCTGGTGGACGCCGCTCAGTTGTGCAAGGCGAACAGCATTCAGGGTAACAAGGTGAACAACCTGGAGGTGGTGTACACCATGTGGGAGAACCTGAAGAAGACCCCGGACATGGAGCCCGGCCAGGTGTCCTACCACAACGAGAAGGCGGTGCGTCGCATCCGACTGGAAAAGCGCATCAATGAGATTATCAATCGCCTGAACAGGACCAAGACGGAGGAGGAGCACCCCGATTTCCGGGCACTGCGCGAGGCGCGGGATGCGGCCGAGCGGCAGGATCAAAAGAAGCTGCAGCGAGAGCGGCGCGAGCAGGAGAAGGAGGCTGCCAAGCAACGGGAGCTGGAGGCGGAGCTGCGAAGCTATGCGTCCCTCCAGAAGTCGGAGAACATGCGCACCAACTACGATGCGGGCAACGAGTCGGATGACTTCATGTAG
- the LOC6618957 gene encoding uncharacterized protein LOC6618957 isoform X1 — protein MGSKRDEEETAGNHMHCTQSLVVRLEVFAEEVTTAASLSEEWGSGWRGTNFLVEVEQTAPISPPSSSSASSNGSEDYLGELGSQEVDDGFTTGATTGASNATTVETGPKIIVRTEEVLIVGLVLVLWVGAIMLFFNRWGKIRMLEPYQPKFQQQHRSSCPLVDLDAVTTHQRSSVSRMSMGMVHNLNMPTCQFAAYNPNIYAKGYASHVSASRPRQNSVFVGASTSHYLMPRPPRKTRSAMDLHSMVLDESAEQV, from the exons TTGTGCGTCTGGAGGTCTTCGCCGAAGAGGTAACCACAGCAGCCAGCCTTTCAGAAG AATGGGGCTCCGGCTGGCGGGGCACCAATTTCCTGGTGGAGGTCGAGCAAACCGCTCCCATTTCGCCGCCCTCCTCGTCCTCGGCGTCCTCGAATGGCAGCGAGGATTATTTGGGGGAGCTGGGGAGTCAGGAGGTGGACGATGGATTCACAACAGGTGCCACAACAGGAGCCTCCAATGCCACCACAGTGGAAACAG GACCCAAGATCATCGTGCGCACCGAGGAGGTACTGATTGTGGGCCTGGTCTTGGTCCTCTGGGTGGGCGCCATCATGCTCTTCTTCAACCGATGGGGCAAGATCCGGATGCTGGAGCCCTATCAGCCCAagttccagcagcagcatcgcaGCTCCTGTCCGCTGGTCGATTTGGATGCTGTAACCACGCACCAG CGCTCCTCCGTGTCGCGCATGTCGATGGGCATGGTGCACAATCTCAATATGCCGACGTGTCAATTTGCGGCCTATAATCCCAACATTTATGCCAAGG GTTACGCCTCGCATGTTTCGGCGTCGCGTCCCCGCCAGAATTCGGTGTTTGTGGGGGCCAGTACCAGTCACTATTTGATGCCAAGGCCACCGAGGAAGACCCGATCGGCGATGGACCTGCACTCGATGGTGCTGGACGAGAGTGCCGAACAGGTGTAG
- the LOC6618958 gene encoding uncharacterized protein LOC6618958, with protein MGCCASNLKLKELSSLNSSIYVASDGSARRSQKRLYSSRNSSGVGSSSGSSSSSSSSRSIWSRSSQPICDDFAEQPQLDKSCGYYTCSSANSSPRKGQENDEEMEGALMRTQDMSASSRDSTQSDQMVGNLEWEMHMMQQAQRIMPKTSSPICQRRDNGQMPPSSYQKWRNYLQSTPAHMLHNVTHIPEAIAGHFCPTSFPGFSDLEEMESAAKRFKVDFEKEPLEEPLYTTYQLLAGHTHTISTDL; from the coding sequence ATGGGTTGTTGTGCAAGCAATCTGAAGCTCAAGGAACTGAGCAGCCTGAAcagcagcatctatgtggcaTCCGACGGATCGGCACGTCGCTCCCAGAAGCGTTTGTACAGCAGTCGAAACAGCAGCGGAgtgggcagcagcagcggtagCAGCAGCTCCTCATCCTCCAGCCGCAGCATCTGGAGCCGCTCCAGCCAGCCAATTTGCGATGATTTTGCAGAGCAGCCTCAACTGGACAAATCCTGCGGCTACTACACTTGCAGCAGCGCCAATTCATCGCCGAGGAAGGGCCAGGAGAATGACGAGGAGATGGAGGGAGCGCTTATGCGCACGCAGGACATGAGTGCGTCCTCCCGTGACTCCACACAATCCGATCAAATGGTGGGCAATCTGGAGTGGGAGATGCACATGATGCAGCAGGCGCAGCGCATTATGCCCAAGACCTCGTCGCCGATTTGCCAAAGAAGGGATAACGGTCAGATGCCCCCCTCATCGTACCAGAAGTGGCGAAACTATCTGCAATCCACGCCAGCGCACATGCTGCACAATGTCACCCACATTCCGGAGGCCATTGCCGGTCACTTTTGCCCCACCAGCTTTCCGGGCTTCAGCGACCTGGAGGAGATGGAGAGTGCGGCCAAGAGGTTCAAGGTGGATTTCGAGAAGGAACCACTGGAGGAGCCCCTGTACACCACCTACCAACTGCTAGCCGGGCACACGCACACCATATCCACAGATCTGTGA